From one Mytilus trossulus isolate FHL-02 chromosome 10, PNRI_Mtr1.1.1.hap1, whole genome shotgun sequence genomic stretch:
- the LOC134687652 gene encoding uncharacterized protein LOC134687652, whose protein sequence is MSMDKKQSLDFYQFLCQKIGSEVVVSTRRIHSIISDIGAAEQKRITSGSNGEGLNFKSSDIDYMFLDRSFKVYESERDVVSQDLSIPFIMDTEDTQPCFTRLRLFHDKFYNIIKKNASVLLKNGPQHLLSSELYKLYHLKGLCLSPIFKVHGPCLSDRDDRFDLAYCLKCDNWVSLAKSWITRPRKWPHPDVISKIIACGVLFVPIGNKGSIYEHIEWRISFSVSEKIIIFSFNHTQLLCYALLKILLKEIIESHKDLKGLLCSYFLKTMLFWIAEESTPSIWRSDNIIPCVMACVKRLLYCVQYSTLLHYFIPDNNLFSSRFNNTNKLKLINILNNNHKKGIQCFCSTKTLCDFGRLSYEISEPFGRNIRIIEEIMHKFLEGGSQFGVNTKRQLNNLLHHSRTRLSREIFTLQMSKASQCVSKYPQRHHGENNRKRYSKYRYDLSNFLLGLSTDAVSGWLILACFFYVHKKYSTSLRILDYALSKCTDEKIYFQPRNCPFSQIQASVLNMMKREKLYTVLKTLTVQNIIFDWQSFVIPPELQLDVTWNGNGVVSYAPVPFAYFLKFLCHYHLHEESLCKHWLRKLMTSVRTCKWGIRLFSTIHSKIFAGIAYKMLGEVDNARFMFVEASISDFNVSSARYRLSHF, encoded by the coding sequence ATGTCAATGGACAAAAAACAGTCGCTTGATTTTTATCAGTTTCTGTGTCAGAAAATTGGATCCGAAGTGGTTGTAAGTACTAGAAGAATCCACTCGATAATTAGTGACATCGGAGCTGCAGAACAAAAACGAATAACCAGTGGAAGTAATGGCGAAGgacttaattttaaaagtagCGATATAGATTACATGTTTCTTGATCGTTCCTTCAAAGTATATGAATCAGAAAGAGATGTTGTTTCTCAAGACCTCAGTATTCCTTTTATTATGGATACAGAGGATACACAACCTTGTTTCACTAGGCTACGTCTTTTTCAcgataaattttataatataataaagaaaaatgccaGCGTTCTGTTGAAAAATGGTCCACAACATCTGCTTTCAAGTGAATTGTATAAATTGTATCATTTGAAAGGTCTTTGTTTATCCCCAATCTTTAAGGTTCATGGTCCTTGTTTATCAGATCGGGATGATCGATTTGATTTAGCATATTGTCTTAAATGTGACAATTGGGTATCTCTAGCAAAATCATGGATCACAAGACCACGTAAATGGCCACACCCTGACGTTATTTCCAAAATTATAGCATGTGGTGTTTTGTTTGTACCTATAGGCAATAAAGGGTCCATATATGAACATATTGAGTGGCGAATATCGTTTTCGGTATCAGAAaagattattatattttctttcaatcaTACTCAGCTTCTATGTTATGCCTTATTAAAAATCTTGctgaaagaaataattgaaAGCCATAAAGACTTAAAAGGTTTATTGTGTTCCTATTTCTTAAAGACAATGTTGTTTTGGATTGCAGAAGAATCAACCCCGTCGATCTGGCGATCAGACAATATAATACCATGTGTCATGGCATGTGTAAAAAGATTGTTGTACTGTGTACAGTATTCAACCTTACTACATTATTTTATACCTGACAACAACTTGTTCTCTTCACGATTCAACAATACCAACAAACTCAaactaataaacattttaaacaataatcataaaaaGGGAATTCAATGCTTTTGTTCTACAAAAACCCTGTGCGATTTTGGAAGACTATCATATGAAATCTCTGAGCCATTTGGAAGAAACATTAGAATAATCGAAGaaataatgcataaatttcTTGAAGGTGGAAGTCAGTTTGGTGTAAATACTAAACGACAACTGAACAATTTATTGCATCATTCCAGGACGCGTCTTTCTAGAGAAATATTCACCCTACAGATGTCAAAAGCATCTCAATGTGTTTCAAAGTATCCACAAAGACATCATGGAGAAAATAACAGAAAACGGTATTCTAAGTACAGATATGATCTCAGCAATTTTCTTCTAGGTTTGAGTACAGATGCAGTATCTGGATGGCTGATCTTGGCCTGTTTCTTCTATGttcacaaaaaatattcaacatcGCTGAGAATATTAGACTATGCATTGTCGAAATGCACTGAtgagaaaatttattttcagccaCGTAACTGCCCATTTAGTCAGATCCAAGCAAGTGTGTTAAATATGATGAAACGAGAAAAACTTTATACAGTTTTAAAAACACTAACtgttcaaaatattatatttgattgGCAATCGTTTGTCATTCCACCAGAATTACAACTAGATGTGACATGGAATGGTAATGGTGTAGTCTCCTATGCTCCTGTACCATTTGCATATTTCTTAAAGTTTCTGTGCCACTACCATTTACACGAAGAATCGTTGTGTAAACATTGGTTAAGGAAGTTAATGACGTCCGTTAGAACATGTAAATGGGGAATAAGGCTCTTTTCTACCATACATTCAAAGATTTTTGCTGGGATAGCTTATAAAATGCTTGGTGAAGTAGACAATGCGAGATTTATGTTTGTTGAAGCTTCTATTAGTGACTTTAATGTAAGCAGTGCAAGATACAGGCTTTCGCATTTTTAg